One genomic region from Chrysemys picta bellii isolate R12L10 chromosome 16, ASM1138683v2, whole genome shotgun sequence encodes:
- the LOC135976044 gene encoding maestro heat-like repeat-containing protein family member 7 translates to MKKLVALLAGEAEHLDTVISCLLDYSFPTDSNSAELWQFLSADPALGGQVMENLVVKLQSHHSSEHQASHTSAAATCALYEMISVSKSRDATTRLYPQLLMALLVEIHFSLGQSIPGDKVSGRESSRQSLHTSSAVEAIKMLLLCVGCHSELTVMEKEQGWILLQSPQDHLRGVSLLARATVHYACPETTRMLLDLVIPLLDRGDKKHRLTMMAFFVELLRYKEAKKLPHPDTLDRLEEWTKHPSPVFRSLGLRGLGILATQPGKVRAQAWLTGNVFRSVSKGATRMETVYQP, encoded by the exons atgaagaagttagtggccctgctggctggcgaggcggagcatctggacacagtgatctcatgccttctggactactccttccctacagacag caattcggccgagctgtggcagttcctatctgctgacccggccctcggaggacaggtgatggagaacctggttgtgaagctgcagagtcaccacagctctgagcaccaagcctctcacacgtctgctgcc gccacatgcgccctctatgagatgatctcggtgagcaagtccagagatgccacaacccgcctctatcctcagctgctaatggctcttcttgtcgaaatccatttcagcctgggacagagcataccaggggataaagtctctggaagggaaagcagccggcagagcctccacaccag ctctgcagtggaggctataaagatgctgcttctctgtgttggctgccattccgagctgactgttatggagaaggagcaaggctggatcctcctacaaagcccccaagatcacctccgtggggtgagcctgctggccag agccacggtgcactatgcttgccctgagaccacaaggatgctgctggacctagtgatcccgctcctcgacagaggtgataagaaacacaggctgaccatgatggccttctttgtagaa cttctgcgttacaaagaggccaagaagctcccacatccagacactttggaccgtctcgaggagtggacaaaacaccccagcccagttttccgttcacttggtctaagaggactcggcatcctggcaacccaaccagggaaggtgagagcccaagCTTGGTTAActgggaatgtttttaggagcgtatcaaaaggagcaactagaatggaaactgtgtaccagccttaa